A part of Saccharomonospora amisosensis genomic DNA contains:
- a CDS encoding TadA family conjugal transfer-associated ATPase has protein sequence MSTELVERVRRRLADSGAGTDPTTVAEAVRAEAGGVAGQLDVLDALKLLRQEFVGAGPLEPLLMRPGVSDVLVTAPDEVWLEDADGLHRTDVRFPDEEAVRRLAQRLALAAGRRLDDAQPFVDGWLPGAGWHGRVRLHAVLPPIAPQGTCISLRVLRPAAHDLRSLADMGTVGEDGLALLRGIVAARLAFLITGATGSGKSTLLAALLGEVAPQERIVCVEDVGELQPAHPQFVRLLARPPNIEGAGEVTQRELVRQALRMRPDRLVVGEVRGQEVCELLNALNTGHEGGSGTLHANSPSEVPARLEALAALGGLSRSALHSQLAPALHVVLHMRRRPAGLRVLAEVGVVRRDSIGVRVDPAWRPQGWAEHATALTDVLAGRGVVLTATGGAARC, from the coding sequence CTGAGTACCGAATTGGTCGAACGGGTGCGAAGACGGCTGGCCGACTCTGGGGCAGGCACGGACCCGACGACGGTCGCCGAAGCGGTTCGCGCCGAGGCGGGCGGGGTTGCCGGCCAACTCGATGTACTGGACGCGCTCAAGCTACTGCGGCAGGAGTTTGTTGGAGCAGGCCCACTGGAGCCACTGCTGATGCGACCGGGCGTGTCCGACGTTCTCGTCACGGCGCCGGACGAAGTGTGGCTGGAGGACGCGGATGGGTTGCACCGTACCGACGTTCGCTTCCCCGACGAGGAGGCTGTCCGCAGGCTAGCGCAGCGACTGGCATTGGCCGCCGGGCGCAGACTCGATGATGCCCAACCATTCGTCGATGGCTGGCTTCCCGGTGCGGGCTGGCATGGGCGAGTTCGGCTCCACGCGGTCCTTCCGCCGATCGCCCCGCAAGGCACCTGCATCTCGTTGAGGGTGCTGCGTCCGGCGGCACATGATCTTCGCTCATTGGCCGACATGGGTACCGTCGGCGAGGACGGTCTCGCGTTGTTGCGCGGCATCGTGGCCGCGAGGCTGGCCTTCCTCATCACCGGCGCCACGGGATCGGGCAAGAGCACCCTGCTTGCTGCCCTACTCGGTGAGGTCGCTCCGCAGGAGCGAATCGTTTGTGTAGAGGATGTCGGGGAACTTCAACCGGCTCACCCGCAGTTCGTCCGCCTGCTGGCGCGCCCGCCGAATATCGAGGGAGCGGGAGAGGTAACGCAGCGGGAACTCGTGCGGCAGGCCCTGCGCATGCGGCCCGACCGACTCGTCGTAGGAGAGGTCAGGGGACAGGAAGTCTGCGAGCTGCTGAACGCACTCAACACCGGCCACGAGGGAGGTTCGGGCACGCTGCACGCGAACTCGCCCAGTGAGGTGCCCGCCAGGCTGGAGGCGCTCGCCGCCCTCGGCGGGCTTTCCAGGAGCGCTTTGCACAGCCAACTCGCCCCCGCCCTCCACGTCGTGCTGCACATGCGTAGGCGGCCCGCTGGACTCAGGGTGCTGGCGGAAGTGGGCGTCGTTCGTCGAGACAGCATCGGAGTCCGTGTCGACCCCGCGTGGCGCCCACAAGGATGGGCCGAGCATGCGACTGCGCTCACCGACGTGCTCGCCGGGCGCGGTGTCGTTCTGACCGCGACGGGAGGTGCGGCGCGGTGCTGA
- a CDS encoding type II secretion system F family protein, whose translation MLTLSLLMVALGLLCWPASLATRRLARLSPNRSSLLGNGLLFVRHRRTVLLGVAVAVMGCGVAVFGIAVPAALALLAGAAWWHRRAQRRTRAAVAGTAALVEAVGALGDELRAGVHPAVAAESVAMESSERTAVVLRTVAAAERHGGEPKPDTDSVHHNGVTEEVLGQLVRCWVLARRHGLPLAGVLEAVRRDAEAVVRLARQVDGKMAGPRASAAVLAALPLAGVALGEAMGAHPVRVLSSTPVGQGLLVVGACFVFAGVVWSAALTTRVVAR comes from the coding sequence GTGCTGACCTTGTCACTGCTGATGGTCGCGCTTGGTCTGCTGTGCTGGCCGGCATCCCTTGCCACCCGCAGGCTTGCCCGCCTTTCACCGAATCGCAGCTCGCTGCTCGGGAATGGCCTGCTGTTCGTTCGCCACCGACGAACTGTGCTGCTGGGGGTGGCGGTGGCGGTCATGGGATGCGGTGTCGCGGTGTTCGGCATCGCCGTGCCGGCCGCTCTCGCCCTGCTCGCGGGAGCGGCCTGGTGGCACCGCCGGGCGCAGAGGCGGACAAGGGCCGCCGTGGCGGGCACGGCGGCCCTTGTCGAGGCGGTGGGTGCGCTAGGCGACGAACTGCGGGCCGGGGTGCACCCGGCGGTGGCCGCGGAGTCGGTCGCCATGGAGTCTTCGGAGCGGACCGCGGTCGTATTGCGTACCGTTGCCGCGGCAGAGCGCCACGGCGGTGAGCCGAAGCCTGATACCGATTCCGTACACCACAACGGCGTGACCGAGGAAGTACTCGGGCAATTGGTTCGTTGCTGGGTTCTCGCCCGTCGACATGGGCTTCCGCTGGCAGGCGTTCTCGAAGCCGTCCGGCGTGACGCGGAAGCGGTGGTGCGGCTGGCCAGACAGGTAGACGGGAAGATGGCCGGGCCACGAGCCAGCGCCGCTGTACTCGCGGCACTGCCACTCGCGGGTGTTGCGCTCGGTGAGGCCATGGGCGCTCATCCGGTGCGAGTGTTGTCCTCGACGCCAGTGGGACAGGGGTTGCTGGTCGTCGGGGCCTGCTTCGTGTTTGCCGGCGTTGTCTGGAGTGCCGCACTGACTACTCGGGTGGTGGCGCGATGA
- a CDS encoding type II secretion system F family protein, giving the protein MTRAALVAALLGVALLVVRAPAVRRLRRVLSTHDSRWRINVLASLRTPSGRAAVAGAAVAVVTVVLGASLTSLVLSVPLGMATFGLLRVVSRARSARGPSGTERLRIAMTADLLAACLSAGLAVPASVRAVAGTAPAPVATALLSTAELLALGAEPAQAWEPVRNCQATAELARAAIRTARSGSALSGAATALAERVRAAVADEAEAQAQRAGVLITAPLGLCFLPAFLCLGVLPVVIGLATRLDIT; this is encoded by the coding sequence ATGACCCGGGCGGCCCTTGTCGCCGCACTGCTCGGCGTCGCCCTCCTGGTTGTACGCGCGCCCGCGGTGCGAAGGCTGCGGCGGGTGCTCTCGACTCACGACAGTCGATGGCGCATCAACGTACTGGCATCGCTGCGCACGCCGTCCGGGCGCGCTGCGGTGGCGGGTGCGGCTGTCGCCGTTGTGACGGTCGTACTGGGGGCGTCCCTCACGAGTCTGGTGCTCTCCGTCCCGTTGGGCATGGCGACCTTCGGCCTGCTGCGAGTCGTCAGCCGTGCGAGGAGTGCGAGGGGGCCGAGCGGCACCGAACGGTTGCGGATCGCGATGACGGCTGACCTACTCGCTGCGTGCCTCTCCGCGGGGCTTGCGGTTCCGGCGTCGGTGCGGGCGGTTGCGGGTACCGCGCCCGCGCCGGTGGCTACCGCACTCCTTTCCACAGCCGAGTTGCTCGCGCTCGGTGCGGAACCGGCGCAGGCGTGGGAACCGGTGAGGAACTGTCAGGCGACGGCCGAGTTGGCACGCGCGGCTATCCGAACGGCGCGATCGGGCAGCGCACTGTCCGGAGCCGCGACCGCGCTCGCAGAGCGGGTGAGGGCTGCTGTGGCCGACGAGGCGGAAGCGCAGGCGCAACGTGCCGGAGTGTTGATTACCGCTCCGCTCGGCTTGTGCTTCCTCCCCGCGTTCCTGTGTCTGGGCGTACTCCC